A single uncultured Acetobacterium sp. DNA region contains:
- a CDS encoding aminotransferase class I/II-fold pyridoxal phosphate-dependent enzyme: protein MPIMEALNEFKRNRLVPFDVPGHKRGKGNPELTEFLGERCMSLDVNSMKPLDNLCHPVSVIKEAEELAADAFGAKQAFFMVNGTTSAVQTMVLSACKKGEKIILPRNVHRSVINAMILGGAIPVYVNPETNCEIGISLGMTLSVVAEAIRENPDAKAILVNNPTYYGVCSNLKAITEMAHAAGMLVLADEAHGTHFYFGENMPISGMAAGVDMASVSMHKSGGSLTQSSFLLVGAGMNPGYVRQIINLTQTTSGSYLLLSSLDISRKNLAVNGKEIFAKVTAMAQYARDEINQIGDYYAYSKELINGDTIYDFDATKLSINTLNVGLAGIEVYNILRDEYDIQVEFGDVGNILAYISVGDSQRNLERLVSALAEIRRIYKKDKAGMLQYEYINPEVAVAPQEAFYADKEALPLEKSGGRICSEFVMCYPPGIPILAPGEKITPEILDSIEYVKDKGCFLTGPEDMEIEYLNVLKED, encoded by the coding sequence ATGCCCATCATGGAGGCACTCAATGAATTCAAAAGAAATCGGCTGGTGCCTTTTGATGTGCCCGGCCATAAACGGGGCAAGGGGAATCCGGAGTTAACGGAATTTTTAGGGGAACGTTGTATGTCCCTGGATGTCAATTCGATGAAGCCGCTGGATAATCTCTGCCATCCGGTTTCGGTGATTAAAGAAGCTGAGGAATTGGCAGCGGATGCCTTTGGGGCCAAACAGGCGTTTTTTATGGTCAACGGGACGACATCGGCCGTGCAGACCATGGTGCTGTCGGCCTGCAAAAAGGGCGAGAAGATTATTCTGCCCCGCAATGTCCACCGCAGTGTTATTAATGCGATGATTTTAGGCGGCGCGATTCCGGTTTATGTGAATCCCGAAACCAACTGTGAAATCGGTATTTCCTTGGGGATGACTCTGTCGGTAGTGGCAGAAGCGATCCGGGAAAATCCGGATGCCAAAGCGATCTTAGTCAATAATCCGACTTATTATGGGGTTTGTTCCAACCTGAAAGCGATCACCGAAATGGCTCACGCGGCGGGCATGCTGGTGCTGGCGGATGAGGCTCATGGCACTCATTTCTATTTTGGCGAAAACATGCCAATCAGTGGCATGGCGGCGGGTGTGGATATGGCGTCAGTGAGTATGCATAAATCCGGCGGATCGCTGACGCAAAGCTCCTTTTTATTGGTGGGTGCGGGCATGAACCCCGGTTATGTGCGGCAAATTATCAATCTGACCCAGACCACCAGCGGTTCTTATCTGTTGCTTTCCAGTCTGGACATTTCCCGTAAGAATCTGGCGGTGAATGGCAAGGAAATTTTTGCCAAGGTGACCGCGATGGCTCAATATGCCCGGGATGAAATCAATCAGATCGGGGACTATTACGCATATTCAAAAGAGCTGATCAATGGCGATACCATCTATGATTTTGATGCCACCAAGCTGTCCATCAATACCCTGAACGTCGGGCTGGCCGGCATTGAAGTTTATAATATTCTACGGGACGAATACGACATCCAGGTGGAATTCGGAGATGTGGGCAATATTCTGGCCTATATTTCAGTGGGCGACAGCCAGCGCAATCTGGAACGATTGGTTTCGGCACTGGCAGAAATACGCCGAATTTATAAAAAAGACAAGGCTGGCATGCTGCAATATGAATACATTAATCCCGAGGTGGCGGTAGCCCCTCAGGAAGCTTTTTATGCTGATAAAGAAGCCCTACCACTGGAAAAAAGCGGCGGGCGGATCTGCAGTGAATTTGTGATGTGCTATCCGCCGGGGATTCCGATTCTGGCCCCCGGCGAAAAGATTACCCCAGAAATTCTCGATTCCATCGAATACGTCAAAGACAAGGGCTGCTTTTTAACTGGCCCTGAAGACATGGAAATAGAATATCTCAATGTGCTGAAGGAGGATTAA
- the speE gene encoding polyamine aminopropyltransferase: MELWFSEKHTPSVKFSIQVDRQLYCGQSEFQRIDIFDSKEFGRFLTLDGFMMLTEKDEFIYHEMMVHIPMAVHPAAKKVLIIGGGDGGAVRELVRYPLVEHIDLVEIDELVVEVCKKHLPQTACGFNDERVTVHYQDGLKFIRRCENEYDLIIVDSTDPFGPGEGLFTKEFYGNCYKALKEDGIMVNQHESAFYLDDAVAMQRAHKRIVESFPISRVYQAHIPTYPSGHWLFGFASKKYHPTEDLKAVKWNALGFKTRYYNTQLHVGAFALPNYVEELLKDVE, from the coding sequence ATGGAATTATGGTTTTCAGAAAAACATACCCCCAGCGTCAAATTTTCCATTCAGGTGGATCGCCAGCTTTATTGCGGACAAAGTGAATTTCAGCGGATTGATATCTTCGATTCCAAGGAGTTTGGCCGTTTTTTAACCCTGGACGGATTTATGATGCTCACCGAAAAAGACGAATTCATTTATCACGAAATGATGGTGCATATCCCCATGGCTGTTCATCCGGCGGCCAAAAAAGTGCTGATCATCGGCGGCGGCGATGGCGGCGCTGTTCGCGAACTGGTACGCTATCCGCTGGTTGAACACATCGACCTGGTCGAAATTGACGAGCTGGTGGTGGAAGTCTGTAAAAAGCATCTACCCCAAACCGCCTGCGGTTTTAATGACGAGCGGGTAACGGTTCATTATCAGGATGGCCTGAAATTTATCCGTCGGTGCGAAAATGAGTACGATCTGATTATTGTCGATTCAACGGATCCCTTTGGTCCGGGTGAAGGCCTGTTTACCAAAGAATTTTACGGCAATTGCTATAAGGCATTAAAAGAAGATGGAATTATGGTCAATCAGCACGAAAGTGCCTTTTATCTGGATGATGCCGTGGCGATGCAACGAGCCCATAAACGCATTGTCGAGTCCTTCCCAATTAGCCGGGTCTATCAGGCCCATATACCAACCTATCCCTCGGGTCACTGGCTATTTGGGTTTGCTTCCAAGAAATATCATCCAACTGAAGATTTAAAGGCTGTGAAATGGAATGCTCTGGGCTTTAAAACCCGTTATTATAACACTCAATTGCACGTCGGTGCCTTTGCCCTGCCAAACTATGTGGAGGAACTGCTAAAAGATGTTGAATAA
- the speB gene encoding agmatinase, whose protein sequence is MLNKNIETFLGCDNEYGESGIVVFGAPFDSTTSFRPGTRFASRTMRGESYGLETYSPYQDKDLEDLAIFDGGDLELCFGDTKKALEMIESYATRVLRDDKLPVMIGGEHLVTLGAVRAVARKYPDLHVVHFDAHADLRDDYLGATLSHATVLHRVWDLIGDNRIYQFGIRSGERSEFHWGKDHVTTQKFNFNGLSEVVDKLKGKPVYFTLDLDVLDPSVFPGTGTPEPGGVSFLELLEAIQKVSQLSVVGCDINELSPIYDQSGASTAVACKVLRELLLAIA, encoded by the coding sequence ATGTTGAATAAAAATATCGAGACCTTTTTAGGCTGTGACAATGAATATGGGGAATCTGGTATTGTCGTTTTTGGGGCGCCCTTTGACTCCACCACCTCCTTTCGTCCCGGCACTCGATTTGCCAGCCGCACCATGCGGGGCGAATCCTATGGACTGGAAACTTACAGCCCTTATCAGGATAAGGATCTGGAAGATCTGGCCATTTTTGACGGCGGCGATTTGGAACTCTGCTTTGGCGATACTAAAAAGGCCCTGGAAATGATTGAAAGCTATGCTACCAGGGTATTAAGAGATGATAAACTGCCGGTGATGATTGGCGGCGAGCATCTGGTGACCTTGGGCGCTGTCCGGGCAGTGGCCCGGAAATATCCGGATCTGCACGTGGTCCATTTTGATGCTCATGCCGATTTGCGAGATGATTATCTGGGGGCGACCTTATCTCATGCCACGGTTTTGCACCGGGTTTGGGATCTCATTGGGGACAACCGGATCTATCAGTTTGGGATCCGCTCCGGGGAACGCAGTGAATTCCATTGGGGAAAAGATCACGTCACCACCCAGAAATTTAATTTTAATGGATTGTCCGAAGTGGTCGATAAACTAAAAGGCAAGCCGGTGTATTTTACACTGGATCTGGATGTCCTGGACCCGTCCGTCTTTCCCGGTACCGGAACCCCGGAACCCGGTGGCGTTAGCTTTTTAGAACTGCTTGAAGCGATCCAAAAAGTCAGCCAACTGAGTGTTGTTGGCTGTGACATCAACGAGTTATCCCCGATCTATGACCAGAGTGGGGCGTCCACCGCCGTGGCCTGCAAGGTGCTGCGGGAACTCTTATTGGCAATTGCATAA
- a CDS encoding saccharopine dehydrogenase family protein, which yields MGKALIIGCGGVASVAIHKCCQNSEVFTEICIASRTKSKCDALKAKLDGGATKITTAQVNADSVDELIALIEEVKPDVVLNLALPYQDLTIMDACLATKTHYVDTANYEPEDTAKFEYKWQWEYRERFEKAGITALLGSGFDPGVTGVFSAYAMKHQFDEINYIDILDANAGDHGYPFATNFNPEINIREVSANGSYWEDGKWIETKPMEIKRVYNFPEIGPKDMYLLHHEELESLGLNIKGIKRIRFFMTFGESYLTHLKCLENVGMTSIVPIEYDGKMIVPLQFLAAVLPDPSTLGPRTKGKTNIGCIFQGKKDGKDKTYYLYNVCDHEACYKEVGSQAISYTTGVPAMIGAMLVMTGQWQKAGVYNIEEFDPDPFMEALNKWGLPWQESFEPELVD from the coding sequence ATGGGAAAAGCATTAATTATCGGCTGTGGTGGTGTTGCCAGTGTGGCTATTCATAAATGCTGTCAAAACAGCGAGGTGTTTACCGAAATCTGTATTGCCAGCCGAACAAAAAGTAAGTGCGACGCCTTAAAAGCCAAATTAGACGGCGGGGCTACCAAAATTACCACCGCCCAGGTCAATGCCGACAGCGTCGATGAACTGATTGCGCTAATCGAAGAAGTTAAGCCCGACGTGGTTTTAAATCTGGCCCTGCCTTATCAGGATCTGACCATTATGGATGCCTGTCTGGCCACTAAAACCCATTATGTGGATACCGCTAATTACGAGCCGGAAGATACCGCCAAATTTGAATACAAATGGCAGTGGGAATATCGGGAACGGTTTGAAAAAGCTGGGATTACCGCCTTACTAGGCAGCGGCTTTGATCCCGGTGTGACTGGGGTTTTCTCGGCCTATGCGATGAAGCATCAATTTGACGAAATTAACTATATTGATATTCTCGATGCTAATGCTGGGGATCATGGCTACCCTTTTGCCACCAACTTTAATCCGGAAATCAATATCCGGGAAGTCAGCGCTAATGGCAGCTACTGGGAAGACGGCAAATGGATTGAAACCAAGCCCATGGAAATTAAACGGGTTTATAATTTCCCGGAGATTGGTCCTAAGGATATGTATCTGCTCCATCATGAAGAATTGGAATCGTTGGGTCTGAATATTAAAGGCATCAAACGGATTCGCTTCTTTATGACCTTTGGGGAAAGTTATCTGACTCATTTAAAGTGTCTGGAAAACGTCGGCATGACTTCCATCGTACCGATTGAATATGACGGGAAAATGATCGTCCCGCTGCAGTTTTTAGCCGCAGTATTGCCAGATCCTTCAACTCTGGGCCCCAGAACCAAAGGAAAAACCAATATCGGCTGCATTTTCCAGGGAAAAAAAGATGGCAAAGATAAAACCTATTACCTCTACAACGTTTGTGATCACGAAGCGTGTTATAAAGAAGTGGGTTCCCAGGCGATCTCCTACACCACTGGGGTACCAGCGATGATTGGTGCCATGTTGGTGATGACTGGTCAGTGGCAAAAAGCCGGAGTATACAACATTGAAGAGTTTGATCCGGATCCATTTATGGAAGCGTTAAATAAATGGGGATTGCCTTGGCAGGAAAGCTTTGAACCGGAGCTGGTTGACTAA
- the nspC gene encoding carboxynorspermidine decarboxylase, which translates to MELKDAFNELPTPCYIVDEALLTKNLEILDEVQKETGCKILLAQKAFSMFSLYPLIGRYLAGTTASGLFEAKLGYEKMKKENHVFSTAYREDEFDEIVKCCDHIVFNSFNQWIKYRGRALAAKRECGIRINPEYSTQENSLYDPCSPGSRMGVTLRQFRPELLSGIKGLHFHTLCEQDADALEDTLQVVIDKFGHYLHQMEWLNFGGGHHITREDYDIEKLISCINRIQETYQLKVYLEPGEAVALNTGFLVATVLDVVENGIQNAILDTSAACHMPDVLEMPYRPEIIGAGLPLEKPFTYRLGGPTCLAGDIIGDYAFPQPLKAGDRVVFRDMAIYSMVKNNTFNGMNLPSIAIFTKENKIRMVKRFRYEDFKNRLS; encoded by the coding sequence ATGGAATTGAAAGATGCGTTCAACGAACTGCCAACCCCTTGCTATATCGTCGATGAAGCACTGCTGACTAAAAATCTGGAAATCCTGGATGAGGTTCAAAAAGAAACCGGATGTAAAATTTTACTCGCTCAGAAAGCTTTTTCGATGTTTTCACTCTATCCCCTGATCGGCCGATATCTGGCTGGGACTACCGCCAGTGGCTTATTTGAAGCTAAGTTGGGCTATGAGAAAATGAAAAAGGAAAACCATGTCTTTTCGACCGCCTATCGTGAAGATGAATTTGATGAGATTGTCAAATGCTGCGATCACATTGTTTTTAATTCCTTTAATCAATGGATAAAATATCGGGGCCGGGCGCTGGCGGCCAAACGGGAATGCGGCATCCGGATTAACCCGGAATATTCGACCCAGGAAAATTCGTTATATGATCCCTGCTCACCGGGGTCACGGATGGGGGTAACCTTGCGGCAATTTCGACCAGAATTACTGAGTGGCATCAAGGGACTTCATTTTCATACCCTTTGTGAACAAGATGCCGATGCTCTGGAGGACACCCTCCAGGTTGTGATCGATAAATTTGGTCACTACCTGCACCAAATGGAATGGTTGAATTTTGGTGGCGGGCACCACATTACCCGGGAAGATTATGATATTGAAAAACTCATTTCCTGTATCAATCGGATCCAGGAAACCTATCAATTAAAAGTCTATCTTGAACCGGGGGAAGCAGTAGCACTGAACACTGGATTTCTGGTGGCAACCGTGTTGGATGTTGTTGAGAATGGTATTCAAAATGCCATCTTGGATACATCGGCCGCCTGTCACATGCCAGATGTGCTGGAAATGCCCTATCGCCCGGAAATAATCGGAGCGGGATTGCCTTTGGAGAAGCCTTTTACCTATCGACTGGGCGGGCCAACCTGTCTGGCTGGGGATATTATTGGCGATTATGCATTTCCCCAACCGCTGAAGGCTGGTGATCGCGTGGTATTTCGGGATATGGCGATCTACTCGATGGTAAAAAACAATACCTTTAATGGGATGAATCTGCCTTCCATTGCCATCTTTACCAAAGAAAATAAAATAAGAATGGTAAAACGATTCAGATATGAAGACTTTAAAAACCGATTGTCCTAA
- a CDS encoding class I SAM-dependent methyltransferase, translated as MVHKFNPINKKKLDNEWRRENLPPLETLTKLGLESGDIFADIGCGIGYFTIPATEIIGSQAAYALDTSPEMLAEVKLRAVAAGLTNIVITQTGEYDLKLTDELVTFALMVNVIHEIEDKPLFLKEISRILKPGGKLAIIDWEKKETEMGPPVDHRIGRDELTAMLKEIDFSCLETMNFTENFYGLVFSKK; from the coding sequence ATGGTCCATAAATTTAACCCCATTAATAAAAAGAAACTGGATAATGAATGGCGACGGGAAAACCTGCCACCACTAGAAACGCTGACAAAATTGGGATTAGAATCAGGCGATATTTTTGCCGATATCGGCTGCGGAATCGGTTATTTTACGATTCCGGCGACAGAAATTATCGGCAGTCAGGCGGCCTATGCTCTGGATACATCACCGGAAATGTTGGCAGAAGTTAAACTACGGGCAGTGGCTGCCGGGCTGACCAACATTGTGATAACCCAAACCGGTGAGTATGATTTAAAACTTACAGATGAGCTGGTAACTTTTGCGCTGATGGTCAATGTGATTCATGAAATTGAGGATAAGCCTTTGTTTCTAAAAGAAATCAGTCGTATTTTAAAACCCGGAGGAAAATTGGCCATCATCGATTGGGAAAAAAAGGAAACTGAAATGGGCCCACCGGTTGATCATCGGATTGGCCGAGATGAGTTAACAGCGATGCTAAAGGAAATCGATTTTAGTTGTCTGGAAACGATGAACTTTACTGAAAATTTCTATGGTCTTGTTTTCTCAAAAAAATAA
- a CDS encoding PaaI family thioesterase, translated as MNKEMIGTVENDQFAKLLGLELVKIDIGYAEVRMEILEKHLNGIGIVQGGAIFTLADFAFAAASNAGGKVTVGINANITYSKPAKGKYLLAKATETSASRSLCNYTVDIFDEDNEMLIAKFNATGFIKN; from the coding sequence ATGAATAAAGAAATGATCGGAACAGTCGAAAATGATCAGTTTGCCAAATTGCTTGGCTTGGAGTTAGTAAAGATTGATATTGGATACGCAGAAGTTAGAATGGAGATCTTAGAAAAACATCTCAACGGGATCGGCATCGTTCAGGGCGGCGCTATTTTCACCCTGGCGGATTTTGCCTTTGCCGCCGCCTCCAATGCCGGTGGAAAGGTTACCGTTGGGATTAATGCCAATATTACCTATTCCAAACCAGCTAAGGGGAAATATCTGCTGGCCAAAGCCACCGAAACGTCTGCAAGCAGAAGTCTCTGCAACTATACGGTCGATATTTTTGATGAAGACAATGAGATGTTAATCGCCAAATTCAATGCCACCGGATTTATAAAAAACTAA
- a CDS encoding flavodoxin family protein — MKITVINGNMHHGSTWHCKDLLVQKISEMAKTQVTEFYLPKDMPHFCNGCFSCFLKGEESCPHTDFIQPIVTALEEADLVILTSSVYGLDVTGQLKALLDHLCFMWLSHRPNPKMFNTVGISFTTTVGAGLSHTTKTMQNSLKFWGVKKRFASKQAVSAMKWSDISDKKRHQIEKNIEQLAKKATRSVANIEHSRAPLFRKIMFNMMKGMMKKNDWNPTDRNHWEANGWLTGSKPF, encoded by the coding sequence ATGAAAATAACAGTAATAAACGGAAACATGCATCATGGCAGCACCTGGCACTGTAAAGATTTACTGGTGCAGAAAATTTCTGAAATGGCCAAGACCCAGGTTACTGAATTCTATTTACCCAAAGATATGCCGCATTTTTGTAATGGTTGTTTTTCCTGCTTTTTAAAAGGGGAAGAGAGCTGTCCTCATACAGATTTCATTCAACCGATTGTGACCGCTCTGGAAGAGGCCGACCTGGTGATTTTGACCTCTTCAGTTTACGGCTTGGATGTCACTGGTCAGTTAAAAGCATTGCTGGACCATCTTTGTTTTATGTGGCTTAGCCATCGTCCCAATCCGAAGATGTTTAATACCGTCGGCATTAGTTTTACCACCACGGTTGGGGCAGGGCTTTCCCACACCACCAAAACCATGCAGAACAGTTTGAAATTCTGGGGGGTGAAAAAACGTTTTGCCAGTAAACAGGCGGTTTCCGCCATGAAATGGAGTGACATCTCCGACAAAAAGCGTCACCAAATTGAAAAAAATATCGAACAACTGGCAAAAAAAGCCACCAGATCGGTGGCTAATATTGAACACAGTCGCGCTCCATTATTTCGAAAAATTATGTTTAATATGATGAAGGGCATGATGAAAAAAAATGACTGGAATCCCACCGACCGCAATCACTGGGAAGCCAACGGCTGGTTAACCGGGAGTAAGCCATTTTAA
- a CDS encoding DUF6179 domain-containing protein, whose protein sequence is MNNIEKRSKIDATKLSQEFYFQSLLQEAFLQGELSSTESERIQLECLQLLADCTERFTKGKSSSVRVEIAQGIMASNLYTIGIYLKSLPDVAAVLFHILNEPIEKLYEHGHAILKRKINVAHYFFHLVGKTKLKTQNQAYNITIDQGFKPFFETYEINFHAHEIPSDIDYQLIHPVTDLAGVEFIIQYLENLYYENLFCSYFDAAVIDEVMSGYDASYKNLLDNICEQVLQNTLGCQLLNKPLSSLDFNASELNTLNSLLIGSSQTELQQRLKTATVEIIAVLEVSNPSLKKYLLTSLPKITTTLYKGLATHSLNKVFVQRFNPNIKPIIHYNLGVKMDDKAYREIIVEFLSCRFFEDKLAIIKEHIKTLADMEDLLIAGELTTTEATMVFDLLEDVELAVLAKRHPLHLEIEAVDYSAAEICMQQNINAYLRSLTRERLAKILKMITTIEVV, encoded by the coding sequence ATGAATAATATCGAAAAGCGATCAAAAATCGATGCCACTAAGCTGAGCCAAGAATTTTATTTTCAGTCCCTGCTGCAGGAAGCCTTTCTTCAAGGTGAGTTAAGCAGTACCGAATCTGAGCGGATTCAACTGGAGTGTCTTCAACTCCTGGCCGACTGCACAGAGCGCTTCACAAAAGGGAAAAGCAGTTCGGTTCGGGTAGAAATTGCCCAGGGAATTATGGCGTCAAACCTCTACACCATTGGCATCTACCTTAAATCATTGCCCGATGTTGCCGCCGTCCTTTTTCATATCCTGAATGAACCCATTGAAAAACTTTATGAACATGGACATGCCATCCTCAAACGAAAAATTAATGTTGCCCATTATTTTTTTCACCTGGTTGGTAAAACCAAGCTTAAAACCCAAAATCAAGCTTATAATATTACCATCGACCAGGGTTTTAAGCCTTTTTTCGAAACCTATGAAATCAATTTTCATGCCCATGAAATTCCCAGCGACATCGATTATCAACTGATCCATCCGGTCACCGACCTGGCTGGGGTTGAGTTCATTATCCAGTATCTGGAAAACCTGTATTATGAAAATTTGTTTTGTTCTTATTTTGACGCTGCTGTCATTGATGAAGTGATGAGTGGTTATGATGCGTCTTACAAAAATCTGTTGGATAATATCTGTGAGCAGGTACTTCAAAATACCCTGGGGTGCCAGCTATTGAATAAACCGTTGTCGTCACTGGATTTTAATGCGTCTGAACTCAATACCTTAAACAGCCTCTTAATTGGCAGCAGTCAAACCGAGTTACAGCAACGGTTAAAAACAGCGACGGTTGAGATTATTGCCGTTTTGGAAGTATCCAATCCGTCGTTAAAAAAATATCTGCTGACCAGCCTGCCTAAAATAACAACCACTCTTTACAAGGGGCTGGCTACCCATTCTCTGAACAAGGTTTTTGTCCAACGATTTAACCCCAATATCAAACCGATCATCCACTACAACCTGGGGGTTAAAATGGACGATAAGGCTTATCGGGAGATTATTGTTGAGTTTCTGTCCTGCCGCTTTTTTGAAGACAAACTGGCGATCATTAAAGAGCATATTAAAACCCTGGCTGATATGGAAGATCTGCTCATCGCTGGCGAACTCACTACCACCGAAGCCACCATGGTCTTTGATCTGTTGGAGGACGTTGAGCTTGCCGTATTAGCCAAACGCCATCCCCTCCACTTAGAAATCGAAGCCGTTGATTATTCAGCTGCTGAAATCTGCATGCAGCAAAATATCAATGCTTATCTGCGCTCACTGACCAGAGAACGACTGGCCAAAATCCTTAAAATGATCACGACGATTGAGGTCGTCTAG
- a CDS encoding DUF6323 family protein, producing MSFDLMLFDNFLMEKQAVSEVMLCNKITEQYSLVLSEEQALELIETRSYSLRNVGRIEFGGGIIEKIILVFADTPYISQYRYAEFLNELVEIFYYFKNETLDLMSDDDLIGYMKKYFDGVCQGSLDQLKFRELERMAKNVRFGLDPDFNDLYETEKTIEIEDDDE from the coding sequence ATGTCATTTGATCTTATGCTGTTTGATAATTTTCTCATGGAAAAACAGGCAGTCTCGGAAGTCATGTTATGTAATAAGATTACCGAACAATATTCGTTGGTATTGTCCGAAGAACAAGCCCTGGAGCTGATTGAAACCCGTTCTTATTCCCTCAGGAATGTTGGCCGAATCGAGTTTGGTGGCGGCATCATTGAAAAAATAATCCTGGTATTTGCCGATACCCCTTATATTTCACAATATCGCTACGCTGAATTTCTAAATGAACTGGTTGAAATATTTTATTATTTCAAAAATGAAACCCTGGACTTAATGAGTGATGATGACCTTATCGGTTATATGAAAAAATATTTTGACGGTGTTTGTCAGGGCTCTCTGGATCAGTTGAAATTCCGGGAACTTGAGCGCATGGCTAAAAATGTGCGCTTCGGCCTGGATCCTGATTTTAATGATCTCTATGAAACCGAAAAAACAATCGAAATAGAGGATGATGATGAATAA
- a CDS encoding HAD-IC family P-type ATPase, with protein MAYKEMPDAPDEPVYEVKDESKLILLGFLSFLDPPKESASEALKKLSALNVDVKILTGDNDVVTAYICKEVGLSIKNILLGSQIEDMSEAELGESVENASIFAKLAPNQKEQIIRALQKNGHVVGFMGDGINDAPALKVGDVGISVNTAVDIAKESSAIILLDNDLLVLEQGVMEGRRVFGNIVKYIKMAASSNFGNMFSVLGASAFLPFLPMLPIQVLTNNLLYDFSQTTIPLDQVDAEWMKKPRKWEISGIRKFILFIGPISSIFDYLTFFIMLYVFNCWDNPDLFHTGWFIESLFTQTMIIHVIRTNKIPFIQSHASWPLIISSIIIVSFGAWLTVSPLAATLGFIALPPLYWLILLFILMGYIILTQLVKTWFFHKFGD; from the coding sequence TTGGCATATAAAGAAATGCCGGATGCGCCGGATGAACCGGTTTATGAGGTTAAAGATGAGTCAAAACTGATTTTATTAGGGTTTTTATCCTTTCTTGATCCGCCCAAAGAATCGGCCTCGGAAGCGCTGAAAAAATTAAGTGCTTTAAATGTGGATGTGAAAATCCTGACTGGTGATAATGACGTGGTTACCGCTTATATTTGTAAAGAAGTGGGACTTTCCATCAAAAATATTCTGCTTGGTTCTCAAATTGAGGATATGAGCGAGGCAGAACTTGGTGAGTCGGTCGAGAACGCCAGTATCTTTGCCAAACTGGCGCCAAATCAAAAGGAACAGATTATCCGGGCCTTACAAAAAAATGGACATGTCGTCGGCTTTATGGGTGATGGAATCAATGATGCACCGGCCTTAAAGGTAGGCGATGTGGGAATCTCTGTTAATACAGCGGTTGATATTGCCAAGGAGTCTTCAGCAATCATCTTACTGGATAACGACCTGCTTGTACTGGAGCAAGGCGTGATGGAAGGACGACGGGTGTTTGGAAATATTGTAAAATATATTAAGATGGCAGCCAGTTCTAACTTTGGCAATATGTTTAGTGTTTTAGGCGCCAGTGCGTTTTTACCATTTCTGCCAATGTTGCCAATCCAGGTGTTAACCAATAACTTGCTATATGATTTTTCTCAAACAACTATCCCCTTGGATCAGGTTGATGCAGAATGGATGAAGAAACCTCGCAAATGGGAAATTAGCGGAATCCGGAAATTTATTTTATTTATTGGACCAATCAGTTCAATTTTTGATTATTTAACTTTTTTTATCATGCTTTACGTTTTTAACTGCTGGGATAATCCGGATTTGTTCCATACCGGATGGTTTATCGAGTCGCTGTTTACCCAAACCATGATTATCCATGTTATTCGGACCAATAAAATTCCGTTTATTCAGAGTCACGCCAGTTGGCCGCTGATTATTTCATCGATTATCATTGTTTCTTTTGGGGCCTGGCTAACGGTTTCACCGTTAGCTGCAACATTGGGTTTTATTGCGTTGCCGCCGTTGTATTGGCTAATCCTGCTATTTATTTTAATGGGCTACATTATCTTAACGCAACTCGTCAAGACTTGGTTTTTTCACAAGTTTGGCGATTGA